From the Amycolatopsis thermoflava N1165 genome, one window contains:
- a CDS encoding pyridoxal phosphate-dependent aminotransferase, producing the protein MREPALVPRLRPFTSTIFAEMTALAVRTEAVNLGQGFPDTDGPSGMLDAAKNALFGGANQYPPGPGRPELRAAIARHRARYGLSYDPDNEILVTAGATEAISAALLALTEPGDEVIVIEPYYDSYAAAVAMAGATRRVVSLVEGADGRFALDLDALRAAVTPATRAILVNSPHNPTGTVFTREELSAIADLCRERDLIAVTDEVYEHLVFDDAEHVPLAAFPGMRDRTVSISSAGKTFNCTGWKIGWVCSSPELVAAVRAAKQFMTFVSGGPLQPAVAHALDHELAWVESLRTSLAAKRDRLSAGLAAAGFAVRPSLGTYFVCADVRPLGFTDAAELAWQLPERVGVAAVPVSVFTDNPAEWRHVLRFAFCKRDEVLDEAIERLHKLA; encoded by the coding sequence ATGCGCGAACCAGCTCTCGTACCCCGGCTGCGGCCGTTCACGTCGACCATCTTCGCGGAGATGACCGCACTCGCCGTGCGCACCGAAGCGGTCAACCTCGGCCAGGGCTTCCCGGACACCGATGGACCGTCCGGAATGCTCGACGCCGCGAAGAACGCGCTGTTCGGCGGCGCGAACCAGTACCCGCCAGGGCCAGGGCGGCCGGAGCTGCGGGCGGCGATCGCACGTCACCGGGCCCGCTACGGGCTGTCCTACGACCCGGACAACGAGATCCTCGTCACCGCCGGCGCCACCGAAGCCATCTCCGCGGCGCTGCTGGCGCTGACCGAGCCCGGCGACGAGGTCATCGTGATCGAGCCGTACTACGACTCGTACGCGGCGGCGGTCGCGATGGCGGGAGCGACCCGGCGGGTGGTCTCGCTCGTCGAGGGGGCCGACGGGCGGTTCGCGCTCGACCTCGACGCGCTGCGCGCCGCGGTGACCCCGGCGACGCGGGCGATCCTGGTGAACTCGCCGCACAACCCGACGGGAACCGTTTTCACGCGCGAGGAGCTGTCGGCGATCGCCGACCTGTGCCGCGAACGGGACCTGATCGCGGTCACCGACGAGGTGTACGAGCACCTGGTCTTCGACGACGCCGAGCACGTGCCGCTGGCCGCGTTCCCGGGGATGCGCGACCGGACGGTGTCGATCTCCAGCGCGGGCAAGACGTTCAACTGCACCGGCTGGAAGATCGGCTGGGTGTGCAGCAGCCCGGAACTGGTGGCCGCGGTGCGGGCGGCGAAGCAGTTCATGACGTTCGTGTCCGGCGGGCCGCTGCAGCCGGCCGTCGCGCACGCGCTCGACCACGAACTGGCGTGGGTGGAGTCGCTGCGGACCTCGCTGGCGGCCAAACGCGACCGGTTGTCGGCGGGCCTCGCGGCGGCGGGCTTCGCGGTGCGGCCGAGCCTCGGCACGTACTTCGTGTGCGCGGACGTGCGGCCGCTGGGCTTCACGGATGCCGCCGAACTGGCGTGGCAACTGCCGGAGCGGGTCGGTGTGGCGGCCGTGCCGGTGAGTGTGTTCACCGACAACCCGGCGGAGTGGCGGCACGTGCTGAGGTTCGCGTTCTGCAAGCGGGACGAGGTGCTGGACGAGGCGATCGAGCGGCTGCACAAGCTGGCCTGA
- a CDS encoding RNA polymerase sigma factor: MTEIELIELLARAWRGDQSAWSALVRGLSVVVLRVARAHRLGDADAFDVCQNTWVSLAQLRELREPARLPAWLATTARRQALRVLESRRREIPAECDRADELTPERQVLTGERDALLRRAVAQLPAPQRRLVELLMQDPPATHAEIAAELGIAIGSVGPTRRRALDRLRRYLEAHGYDHA, translated from the coding sequence ATGACCGAAATCGAACTGATCGAGTTGCTGGCCCGGGCGTGGCGCGGCGACCAGAGTGCGTGGTCCGCGTTGGTGCGCGGGTTGTCGGTGGTGGTGCTGCGAGTGGCGCGGGCGCACCGGCTCGGTGACGCCGACGCGTTCGACGTCTGTCAGAACACGTGGGTGTCGCTGGCGCAGCTGCGGGAGCTGCGGGAGCCGGCCCGCCTACCCGCCTGGCTGGCGACGACGGCCCGGCGGCAGGCGCTGAGGGTGCTGGAGTCGAGGCGGCGGGAGATTCCGGCGGAGTGCGACCGGGCCGACGAGCTCACCCCGGAGCGCCAAGTGCTGACCGGCGAACGGGACGCGCTGCTGCGCCGGGCGGTGGCCCAGCTACCGGCCCCCCAGAGGCGCCTGGTGGAACTCCTGATGCAAGACCCACCAGCGACGCACGCCGAAATAGCCGCCGAGCTGGGCATCGCGATCGGCAGCGTCGGCCCGACCCGCCGCCGAGCCCTCGACCGCCTCCGCCGCTACCTGGAAGCCCACGGCTACGACCACGCCTGA
- a CDS encoding PLP-dependent aminotransferase family protein, translated as MDPIGRISARRLALVLGMWRRSGSRHGAADLAAAIELGVLDGQLPVGTRLPSERELAEALDVSRTLVAAALDRLRDAGLVASRRGAGSWITKPRGRAPESVSPDVPQAIDLVRAATPAAPGVLAAVDRARLLLVDELGRHGYTGTGLPSLRERIAARYTARGLPTSPGQILITNGAHHAFVLVLRMLTHPGDRVLVEQPTYPNALDAVRAAHTTPVPVALGEHGWDLAGVEAAVRQTAPRLAYLIVDFHNPTGYRLDASGRAELGALLARTQTHAVVDETFVELDLEGDDGPPPLAAFAGDWAITVGTVSKSHWGGLRIGWIRAPEDLVTRLTSARFASDLGSPVFEQLVLAELFDAGDPDPAARRAVLRSQRDALTEVLRRELPDWRFRVPSGGLSLWCRLPEPMSTRLAIAAANHGVQITPGSRFSAQGGLEHWLRIPFAQPADRLADAVTRLALAAASVRVQPADDLPVA; from the coding sequence ATGGACCCCATCGGCCGGATTTCGGCCCGCAGATTGGCCCTTGTGCTGGGAATGTGGCGTCGCAGTGGTTCGCGTCACGGGGCGGCGGACCTCGCGGCGGCGATCGAGCTGGGCGTCCTCGACGGCCAGCTGCCCGTCGGCACCCGGCTGCCTTCGGAGCGGGAGCTCGCCGAGGCGCTGGACGTCAGCCGCACCCTCGTGGCGGCGGCGCTGGACCGCCTGCGCGACGCGGGACTCGTGGCCAGCAGGCGGGGCGCGGGCTCGTGGATCACCAAGCCGCGGGGGAGGGCGCCGGAGTCCGTGTCGCCGGACGTGCCGCAGGCGATCGACCTCGTCAGGGCGGCGACGCCGGCGGCCCCGGGGGTGCTGGCCGCGGTCGACCGCGCCCGGCTGCTGCTGGTCGACGAGCTGGGGCGGCACGGCTACACCGGCACCGGCCTCCCGTCCCTGCGCGAGCGCATCGCCGCCCGGTACACCGCGCGCGGCCTGCCCACCTCGCCGGGGCAGATCCTGATCACCAACGGCGCGCACCACGCGTTCGTCCTGGTGCTGCGGATGCTGACCCACCCCGGCGACCGGGTGCTGGTGGAGCAGCCGACGTACCCGAACGCCCTGGACGCGGTCCGCGCCGCGCACACGACGCCGGTGCCGGTGGCGCTCGGCGAGCACGGGTGGGACCTGGCGGGGGTGGAGGCCGCGGTGCGCCAGACCGCGCCCCGGCTCGCGTACCTGATCGTCGACTTCCACAACCCGACCGGCTACCGCCTCGACGCGTCCGGGCGGGCGGAACTGGGGGCGCTGCTGGCCCGGACGCAAACGCATGCGGTGGTGGACGAGACGTTCGTCGAGCTGGACCTGGAGGGTGATGACGGGCCGCCGCCGCTGGCCGCGTTCGCCGGGGACTGGGCGATCACGGTCGGCACGGTGTCCAAGTCGCACTGGGGCGGGCTGCGGATCGGCTGGATCCGGGCGCCGGAGGACCTGGTGACGCGCCTGACCTCGGCGCGGTTCGCGTCGGACCTGGGGTCGCCGGTGTTCGAGCAGCTGGTGCTGGCGGAATTGTTCGACGCGGGCGACCCGGATCCGGCCGCGCGCCGGGCAGTCCTGCGTTCCCAGCGGGACGCGCTGACCGAGGTCCTGCGGCGGGAGCTGCCGGACTGGCGGTTCCGCGTGCCGTCCGGTGGCTTGTCGTTGTGGTGCCGCCTGCCGGAACCGATGAGCACGCGTCTCGCGATCGCCGCGGCCAACCACGGTGTGCAGATCACGCCCGGTTCGAGGTTCAGCGCCCAGGGCGGGCTGGAGCACTGGCTGCGGATCCCGTTCGCACAGCCGGCGGACCGCCTCGCCGACGCCGTCACGCGGCTGGCGCTGGCGGCCGCCTCGGTGCGAGTCCAGCCCGCGGACGATCTGCCGGTGGCGTGA
- a CDS encoding YczE/YyaS/YitT family protein, producing the protein MTAIDLRPVRVSVSPARRLTQLMGGLALYGTSMAMMTRAGLGLSPWDVLHEGLAARTGLSFGTVVAIASIGVLALWIPLRQRPGLGTVMNVLVISVTVDLVRAVLPDQHALGWQIALLLGGVVLNAVATAVYVGARLGPGPRDGLMTGLAARNTWSVRTVRTCIELTVLAAGWFLGGTVGAGTVLYALAIGPLTQALLPHVTWRESR; encoded by the coding sequence GTGACTGCAATCGATCTTCGGCCGGTGCGCGTCTCCGTCAGCCCAGCGCGCCGGCTCACCCAGCTGATGGGCGGTCTCGCCCTCTACGGCACGAGCATGGCGATGATGACGCGCGCCGGGCTCGGCCTGTCCCCGTGGGACGTCCTGCACGAGGGACTGGCCGCACGCACCGGGCTCAGCTTCGGCACCGTCGTCGCCATCGCCTCGATTGGTGTGCTCGCGCTGTGGATCCCGCTCCGGCAGCGCCCCGGCCTTGGCACCGTGATGAACGTGCTGGTCATCTCGGTGACCGTCGACCTGGTGCGAGCCGTCCTGCCCGACCAGCACGCGCTGGGCTGGCAGATCGCGCTGCTGCTCGGCGGGGTCGTGCTCAACGCCGTGGCGACCGCGGTGTACGTCGGCGCCCGGCTCGGCCCCGGCCCGCGCGACGGGCTGATGACCGGGCTCGCCGCCCGCAACACCTGGTCCGTCCGGACGGTGCGCACCTGCATCGAACTCACCGTGCTGGCGGCGGGATGGTTCCTCGGCGGCACGGTCGGCGCCGGGACCGTGCTCTACGCGCTCGCGATCGGGCCCCTCACGCAGGCGCTCCTCCCCCACGTCACCTGGCGCGAGTCACGCTAG
- a CDS encoding Clp protease N-terminal domain-containing protein, whose translation MFEKFTADAREVVVEAQQDAIRLDSERIDPLHLLVALLHFPESKAARLLTGFGVALDDVAAETARVRRRGGITEADAEALGEFGIDVDAILDRVEQAHGPNALAGGAGGRKRRHIPFADESKKVLQVCLKEVISLGGKELGSEHILLALTALRGPAADVLARFDVDARRVRQALA comes from the coding sequence ATGTTCGAGAAGTTCACCGCGGACGCCCGCGAGGTGGTCGTCGAGGCGCAGCAGGACGCGATCCGCCTGGATTCGGAGCGGATCGACCCGCTGCACCTGCTGGTCGCGCTGCTGCACTTCCCGGAGAGCAAGGCCGCCCGCCTGCTGACCGGGTTCGGCGTGGCGCTGGACGACGTCGCCGCCGAAACCGCGCGCGTCCGCCGCCGGGGCGGGATCACCGAGGCCGACGCCGAAGCGCTCGGCGAGTTCGGCATCGACGTCGACGCGATTCTCGACCGCGTCGAGCAGGCGCACGGACCGAACGCGCTCGCCGGTGGCGCCGGTGGGCGGAAGCGGCGGCACATCCCGTTCGCCGACGAGTCGAAGAAGGTGCTCCAGGTGTGCCTGAAGGAGGTGATTTCGCTGGGGGGCAAGGAACTCGGGAGCGAGCACATCCTGCTCGCGCTCACCGCGCTGCGCGGACCCGCCGCCGACGTGCTCGCCAGGTTCGACGTGGACGCGCGGCGGGTCCGGCAGGCGCTAGCGTGA
- a CDS encoding helix-turn-helix domain-containing protein, translated as MTKATDLAARAGDRDPQVGLRAVAALRRLLEQLEAVQVRSARAQGWSWQDIAAELGVSRQAVHKKYGRQ; from the coding sequence ATGACGAAGGCAACCGATCTGGCCGCCCGCGCGGGCGACCGCGATCCCCAGGTCGGCCTGCGTGCCGTGGCCGCGCTGCGGCGGCTGCTCGAACAGCTCGAAGCCGTGCAGGTGCGCAGCGCGCGGGCACAGGGCTGGTCGTGGCAGGACATCGCGGCCGAGCTGGGCGTGAGCAGGCAGGCCGTGCACAAGAAGTACGGGAGGCAGTGA
- a CDS encoding protein phosphatase 2C domain-containing protein, whose product MIHVAERPGVGLDGRPRPTEDRVVVLDRAVAVLDGATSADPDQPSGGWYAERLAAQLERELPGDLRPALARAIAAVAREHGLRPGSSPSSTVAMLRWDDDRVDALVLADSPIVAFGQSADVLADDRLTTLRRAGRLRTQQAVRALRNRPGGFWVAEADPSAADHALTRSWPRAALDAVLLATDGVSCGVDEYGLFTWPEALRLARARGVDAVLDSVRAAEDGDPDGTRWPRAKRHDDQALVLVEFGRP is encoded by the coding sequence GTGATCCACGTGGCCGAACGGCCCGGCGTCGGCCTCGACGGCCGCCCGCGCCCCACCGAGGACCGCGTCGTGGTGCTCGACCGGGCCGTCGCGGTGCTCGACGGCGCGACTTCCGCCGACCCGGACCAGCCCTCCGGCGGCTGGTACGCCGAACGCCTCGCGGCGCAGCTCGAACGGGAACTGCCCGGCGATCTCCGTCCCGCTTTGGCACGAGCGATCGCCGCTGTGGCAAGGGAACACGGCCTGCGCCCCGGATCGTCCCCGTCCAGCACCGTGGCGATGCTGCGCTGGGACGACGACCGGGTGGACGCCCTGGTGCTGGCGGACAGCCCGATCGTCGCCTTTGGACAGTCGGCCGACGTGCTCGCCGACGACCGGCTGACCACTCTGCGCCGTGCGGGGCGGTTGCGGACGCAGCAGGCCGTGCGGGCGCTGCGCAACCGGCCCGGCGGGTTCTGGGTCGCCGAAGCCGATCCGTCGGCCGCGGACCACGCGCTGACCCGCAGCTGGCCGCGCGCCGCGCTGGACGCCGTCCTGCTCGCCACCGACGGGGTGTCCTGCGGTGTCGACGAATACGGCTTGTTCACCTGGCCCGAAGCCCTGCGGCTGGCCCGCGCCCGCGGTGTGGACGCGGTGCTCGACAGCGTCCGAGCGGCCGAGGACGGCGATCCGGACGGGACGCGGTGGCCGCGGGCCAAGCGCCACGACGACCAGGCGCTGGTGCTCGTCGAGTTCGGGCGACCCTAG
- a CDS encoding DUF998 domain-containing protein encodes MGISERARPWLLAANVAIGWGLFTAFILHVVSGRNPVSDTLSSYALAEGGVGLLGASMIAIAVGSVALLAALKAAGHRLSRTTQVLFWAWSTGLVAAAFFPASYPERFDPVSGQIHEYACATAFLSLAALGWTLPAGLRTHPAVVRLTLLTLGGVLLFGVSYLVPGVLPVGLSQRLALAADVGLLITIARAVAVPAPVPAKPRERVSS; translated from the coding sequence ATGGGGATTTCCGAAAGAGCCCGGCCCTGGCTGCTCGCGGCGAACGTGGCGATCGGCTGGGGACTGTTCACCGCCTTTATCCTGCACGTGGTCAGCGGCCGCAACCCCGTGTCGGACACCCTGTCCAGTTACGCGCTCGCCGAAGGCGGGGTCGGCCTGCTCGGCGCAAGCATGATCGCGATCGCCGTCGGGTCCGTCGCACTGCTGGCCGCGCTCAAGGCCGCGGGCCACCGGCTGAGCCGGACCACCCAGGTGCTGTTCTGGGCCTGGTCCACCGGGCTCGTCGCGGCCGCGTTCTTCCCCGCCAGCTACCCGGAAAGGTTCGACCCGGTGAGCGGGCAGATCCACGAATACGCCTGCGCCACCGCGTTCCTGAGCCTCGCCGCACTGGGCTGGACCCTGCCCGCCGGCCTGCGCACCCACCCCGCGGTCGTGCGGCTGACGCTGCTGACGCTCGGCGGTGTGCTGCTGTTCGGGGTGAGCTACCTGGTTCCGGGCGTGCTGCCCGTCGGGCTGAGCCAGCGGCTCGCGCTCGCCGCGGACGTCGGCCTGCTGATCACGATCGCCCGCGCGGTCGCGGTTCCGGCGCCGGTTCCGGCGAAACCGCGGGAGCGTGTATCCAGCTGA
- a CDS encoding multicopper oxidase family protein: MTDVITQPAATLTGPGFGLTKFADPLRVPPLIRPHSWWHQDEITVNMVRSRVRLHSQLPETEVWAYEGQFPGPTVEVRSGKQLRVSWSNDIDGAIPVVAVQQHAELADITAPVRTPGWRNPDGTPQPGAEIIDGVSALPAWTVVHLHGARTGGGNDGWAHNAVLRGASQLAEYPNGQQSATLWYHDHAMAVTRFNVFAGLSGMYLIRDGEEDALGLPAGDREIPLIIADRNLDTDPATGALTGQLLFKIPFITPAGPDGPTVPIPFTGPFTLVNGVIWPYLDVDARWYRFRLLNASNSRFYRLNLVDETGAVNNDGVRIIGTDGGLLPAPAAFPAAGLVLAPAERADVLIDFSRYQGQNLILRDTLADRTEPDVMQFRVENRERHDQFTLPEVVSRSYVRLHHGTTVPEDHDHVFVALVPPGTAGEPHPQMWELQEVTDPAELPARFPAEGFIQLTDPADGAVRTFRMVASLFDDTTTFFIDHDRWAIWNFVNLGGPTHPMHIHLAEFQVLTRRAYPLDAAGNVIGFDTAAGGTPAPLPVPGAGRPLEKYEEGWKDTFQIQAGEWVSVAGHHTGATGEFMYHCHILDHEDEGMMRPFVVHPPEVARFHVHPGASHGGGH; this comes from the coding sequence ATGACCGACGTCATCACGCAACCAGCAGCGACGCTCACCGGGCCGGGATTCGGCCTCACGAAGTTCGCCGACCCGCTGCGGGTGCCGCCGTTGATCCGGCCGCACTCCTGGTGGCACCAGGACGAAATCACCGTCAACATGGTCCGCTCGCGGGTCCGGCTGCACAGCCAGCTGCCGGAAACCGAGGTGTGGGCCTACGAGGGCCAGTTCCCGGGCCCGACGGTGGAAGTGCGCAGCGGCAAGCAGTTGCGGGTCAGCTGGAGCAACGACATCGACGGCGCCATCCCGGTGGTCGCCGTCCAGCAGCACGCCGAACTCGCCGACATCACCGCGCCGGTGCGCACGCCCGGCTGGCGCAACCCGGACGGCACACCGCAGCCGGGCGCCGAGATCATCGACGGCGTGTCCGCGCTGCCCGCGTGGACCGTGGTGCACCTGCACGGCGCGCGCACCGGCGGCGGCAACGACGGCTGGGCGCACAACGCGGTGCTGCGCGGCGCGTCCCAGCTCGCCGAGTACCCGAACGGCCAGCAGTCGGCCACGCTCTGGTACCACGACCACGCGATGGCGGTGACCCGCTTCAACGTGTTCGCCGGGCTCTCCGGGATGTACCTGATCCGCGACGGCGAGGAGGACGCGCTCGGCCTGCCCGCGGGCGACCGCGAGATCCCGCTGATCATCGCCGACCGCAACCTGGACACCGACCCGGCCACCGGCGCGCTGACCGGGCAGCTGCTGTTCAAGATCCCGTTCATCACGCCGGCCGGGCCTGACGGGCCGACGGTGCCGATCCCGTTCACCGGGCCGTTCACGCTGGTCAACGGGGTCATCTGGCCGTATCTCGACGTCGACGCGCGCTGGTACCGGTTCCGGCTGCTGAACGCGTCGAACTCGCGGTTCTACCGGCTCAACCTCGTCGACGAGACTGGCGCGGTGAACAACGACGGCGTCCGGATCATCGGCACCGACGGTGGTCTGCTGCCCGCGCCGGCCGCGTTCCCGGCGGCGGGCCTGGTGCTGGCGCCCGCGGAACGCGCGGACGTGCTGATCGACTTCAGCCGGTACCAGGGGCAGAACCTGATCCTGCGAGACACGCTGGCCGACCGGACCGAGCCGGACGTCATGCAGTTCCGCGTCGAGAACCGGGAACGGCACGACCAGTTCACGCTGCCCGAGGTCGTTTCGCGGTCGTACGTGCGGCTGCACCACGGGACGACGGTGCCGGAGGACCACGACCACGTCTTCGTCGCGCTGGTCCCGCCCGGCACCGCGGGCGAGCCGCACCCGCAAATGTGGGAACTGCAGGAGGTCACCGACCCGGCGGAGCTGCCCGCGCGGTTCCCGGCCGAGGGGTTCATCCAGCTCACCGATCCCGCGGACGGCGCGGTGCGCACCTTCCGGATGGTGGCGAGCCTGTTCGACGACACCACTACGTTCTTCATCGACCACGACCGGTGGGCGATCTGGAACTTCGTCAACCTGGGCGGCCCGACCCACCCGATGCACATCCACCTGGCCGAGTTCCAGGTCCTGACCCGCCGCGCCTACCCGCTGGACGCGGCCGGGAACGTGATCGGGTTCGACACGGCCGCCGGCGGGACGCCCGCGCCGCTGCCGGTGCCCGGTGCAGGCAGGCCGCTGGAGAAGTACGAAGAGGGCTGGAAGGACACGTTCCAAATCCAGGCTGGCGAATGGGTGAGCGTGGCCGGGCACCACACCGGGGCGACCGGCGAGTTCATGTACCACTGCCACATCCTCGACCACGAGGACGAAGGCATGATGCGGCCGTTCGTCGTGCACCCGCCCGAGGTGGCGCGGTTCCACGTCCACCCCGGGGCATCCCATGGGGGCGGTCACTGA
- a CDS encoding SDR family NAD(P)-dependent oxidoreductase encodes MGAQRTALVTGGATGIGAEITSRLAADRMTVFVVQRTEEDASEGRKLFAEHPFAELIQVGAHDLATGGGCRDAVAECVRHFGRLDVLVNNAGISGYAAFGPVESASDDLIDRIVDTNLKAPLRLAREAFAQLVLNQGVIVNISSIAEFQAQRDVPTYVASKAGLGGLTRALACDLARHGVRVVGVAPGDIATGTSRSSDYTAAVGLVKETPLGFAGDPADVAGLVAWVVSSEARYVTGTTIVVDGGRTAF; translated from the coding sequence ATGGGTGCGCAACGGACCGCGCTGGTGACCGGTGGCGCCACCGGCATCGGCGCCGAGATCACCTCCCGGCTGGCGGCCGATCGGATGACCGTCTTCGTGGTCCAGCGGACCGAAGAGGACGCGAGCGAAGGCCGGAAACTCTTCGCGGAGCACCCGTTCGCCGAGCTGATCCAGGTCGGCGCGCACGACCTCGCCACCGGCGGCGGCTGCCGGGACGCGGTGGCCGAGTGCGTGCGCCACTTCGGACGGCTCGACGTCCTGGTGAACAACGCCGGTATCAGCGGCTACGCGGCCTTCGGGCCGGTGGAAAGCGCGAGCGACGACCTGATCGACCGGATCGTCGACACCAACCTCAAGGCGCCGCTGCGCCTGGCCCGCGAGGCGTTCGCCCAGCTCGTCCTGAACCAGGGCGTGATCGTCAACATCAGCTCGATCGCGGAGTTCCAGGCCCAGCGCGACGTGCCGACGTACGTGGCCAGCAAGGCCGGGCTCGGCGGACTGACCAGGGCGCTGGCCTGCGACCTCGCCCGGCACGGGGTCCGCGTGGTCGGCGTCGCGCCGGGCGACATCGCCACCGGAACCAGCCGCAGCTCGGACTACACCGCCGCCGTCGGGCTGGTGAAGGAAACCCCGCTCGGCTTCGCCGGGGATCCGGCGGACGTCGCCGGCCTCGTGGCCTGGGTGGTCTCGTCCGAGGCCCGCTACGTCACCGGCACGACGATCGTCGTCGACGGCGGGCGCACCGCGTTCTGA
- a CDS encoding CGNR zinc finger domain-containing protein, translating into MVKAQWVFDGGRPCLDLVNTLRDRHRGGRELLTSPSALVEWLVLAGLLPRPVTASADSLASVIALREAVDRVARGAGRPADVRLLNRHARNAPVPQLRIDGNGVAHRRFDAPDPVAGAFGTLAVDAIDLATGEADVRICAYDDCGLRFADTSPKRNRQWCSMARCGNRAKARAHYARTRGR; encoded by the coding sequence GTGGTGAAGGCGCAGTGGGTTTTCGACGGTGGCCGCCCGTGTCTGGACCTGGTGAACACGCTCCGGGACCGGCACCGCGGCGGCCGTGAGCTGCTGACCTCGCCGTCCGCGCTGGTCGAGTGGCTGGTGCTCGCCGGTCTGCTGCCCCGGCCGGTGACCGCGTCGGCGGACTCGCTCGCGTCGGTGATCGCGCTGCGGGAAGCGGTCGACCGCGTCGCGCGGGGCGCGGGCCGGCCCGCTGATGTCCGCCTGCTGAACCGGCACGCGCGCAACGCGCCGGTGCCGCAGTTGCGTATCGACGGCAACGGCGTCGCGCACCGGCGGTTCGACGCGCCGGACCCCGTCGCAGGCGCGTTCGGCACGCTGGCGGTCGACGCGATCGACCTGGCGACCGGCGAGGCCGACGTCCGGATCTGCGCCTACGACGACTGCGGGCTGCGGTTCGCGGACACCTCGCCGAAGCGCAACCGTCAGTGGTGCTCCATGGCGCGCTGCGGAAACCGGGCGAAGGCACGCGCCCACTACGCCCGCACCCGCGGCCGTTGA
- a CDS encoding alpha/beta fold hydrolase, translating to MDSHMATVNGIRMHYRRAGEGPPVVLLHGWPQTSYCWHRIFDTLARERTVIAPDLRGYGLTDKPRTGFDKRTMAADVSALLHELGFASASVVGHDRGGRVAHRWALDRPDEVERLAVLDIIPTREMWRRLDAGVGRGYWHWLFHLQPDLPELLAGKDIAAYLGYFFERWTYQRQGLAPEAIAEYVRAFSAPGALRAGFDDYRASFPDDAEHDDADAGRKLTMPVLALWGQAGLLGSLPTLDIWREYAEDVTGEGLPECGHFLAEEQPEALLAHLKRFL from the coding sequence ATGGACTCGCACATGGCGACCGTCAACGGCATCCGCATGCACTACCGGCGGGCCGGCGAGGGTCCACCGGTCGTCCTGCTGCACGGCTGGCCCCAGACCTCCTACTGCTGGCACCGGATCTTCGACACGCTCGCGCGGGAGCGCACCGTCATCGCGCCGGACCTGCGCGGCTACGGGCTCACCGACAAGCCGCGGACGGGCTTCGACAAGCGCACCATGGCCGCGGACGTCTCCGCACTGCTGCACGAGCTGGGTTTCGCGTCGGCGAGCGTGGTCGGGCACGACCGCGGCGGACGGGTCGCGCACCGGTGGGCGCTGGACCGCCCGGACGAGGTGGAGCGCTTGGCCGTCCTCGACATCATCCCGACCCGCGAGATGTGGCGGCGGCTCGACGCCGGTGTCGGCCGCGGCTACTGGCACTGGCTGTTCCACCTGCAACCCGACCTGCCGGAACTGCTGGCGGGCAAGGACATCGCGGCCTACCTGGGGTACTTCTTCGAACGCTGGACCTACCAGCGGCAGGGCCTCGCCCCGGAGGCGATCGCCGAGTACGTCCGCGCATTCTCCGCCCCGGGCGCCCTGCGCGCCGGTTTCGACGACTACCGCGCGTCCTTCCCGGACGACGCCGAACACGACGACGCCGACGCCGGGCGCAAGCTCACGATGCCGGTGCTCGCGTTGTGGGGACAGGCCGGTCTGCTCGGCTCACTGCCCACTTTGGACATCTGGCGGGAGTACGCCGAGGACGTCACGGGCGAGGGACTGCCCGAGTGCGGCCACTTCCTCGCCGAGGAACAACCGGAGGCGCTGCTCGCGCACCTCAAGCGCTTTCTGTGA
- a CDS encoding nitroreductase family deazaflavin-dependent oxidoreductase, which produces MDRYLKPGKGDGVFNVAVQFLTKLGVSLAGSRVLLVRGRKSGEIRSTPVNLLKVGGQRYLVAPRGQTQWVRNLRAAGEGQLQVGRRVETFRFAELADEEKPVILRAYLKKWAWEVGRFFEGVDHQSPDEVLRGIAPGFPVFRITESA; this is translated from the coding sequence ATGGACCGCTACCTCAAGCCGGGCAAGGGCGACGGCGTCTTCAACGTGGCCGTGCAGTTCCTGACCAAGCTGGGCGTGAGCCTGGCAGGCAGTCGCGTGCTGCTGGTCCGCGGCCGCAAGTCGGGGGAGATCCGGTCGACGCCGGTGAACCTGCTGAAGGTCGGCGGGCAGCGCTACCTCGTCGCACCGCGCGGGCAGACGCAGTGGGTGCGCAACCTGCGCGCGGCGGGCGAGGGGCAGCTGCAGGTGGGGCGCCGGGTCGAGACGTTCCGGTTCGCCGAACTGGCCGACGAGGAGAAGCCGGTGATCCTGCGCGCCTACCTGAAGAAGTGGGCGTGGGAGGTCGGCCGGTTCTTCGAGGGCGTCGACCACCAGTCGCCGGACGAGGTGCTGCGCGGCATCGCGCCCGGTTTCCCGGTCTTCCGCATCACAGAAAGCGCTTGA